The Pseudomonas oryzicola genomic sequence GCCACCAGCGCGCCCACCGGACCGCGCAGCCACGAACCTGTGCGCGCCAGCCACCACGCGATCGGCGTGCCGACGATTAAAAGGATCAGGGTGGTCAGGCTGGCCAGTTTCACGGTCAACCAGATAGCCCCCAGGTCACTGGCGTCCAGCGGCATCAGATTTCATAACCGTAGGCTTTGATGATTACCGCGGCTTTCGGGCCTTTCAGGTACTCGACCAGCGCCTTGGCGGCGGGGTTGTCCCTGCCTTTTTCCAGCACCACTGCGTCCTGGCGAATCGGCGCGTGCAGGGATGATGGCACTACCCAGGCCGAACCGCTTTCGACCTTGCCATCCTTGTAGATTTGCGACAGGGCGACGAAGCCCAGCTCGGCGTTGCCGGTGGAGACGAACTGGAACGCCTGGGTGATGTTCTGCCCCTCTACCAGCTTGGGCCGGGTGGCCTCGGTGAGCTTCAGCTTGTCCAGTACCTGGACGGCGGCCAGGCCGTACGGTGCGGTTTTCGGGTTGGCGATGGCCAGGTGCTGGTAGGCGTTGTCCTGCAGCACCTGGCCTTGGCTGTCGACGTAACCAGGCTTGGCCGACCACAGGGCCAGGGTGCCAATGGCGTAGGTGAAACGCGAGCCTGGAACGATGGCCTTTTCCTGCTCGAGCTTGGCCGGGGTGCTGTCGTCGGCGGCGAGGAACACTTCGAACGGGGCGCCATTCCTGATCTGTGCGTAGAACTGCCCGGTGGCACCATAGGCGGCGATCAGCTTGTGCCCGGTGTCGTTCTGGAAGTCGCGGGCGATGGCCTGCATGGGGGCGGTGAAGTTCGCTGCGACCGCGACCTGGACTTCGGTGGCCCAGGCGGTGTTGAGGACGAGCAGGCTACCCAGGGTGATGGCGGCCGGGCGGGGAAGGCGGGTACGCATGGACGCAGCTCCTTGGGCTTATCGTTATATCCTTAACTATATAGCGATAGGCCGTGGGCCTGGAAGAGGCCGAGCCTGCTTATGAAAATGTCGCTCGCCCGACCACGGCCAGCGCTTTCTCGGCGATTTCGCGGGTCAACTCGCCCGCTGGCCGGTGCCGGCCCAGGCGCAACGCCTGCCCCGACCACAGATTGCTGAAATCGCTGTTGCCCAGCGGGTCGGTGATCGCACGCAACGGCATCAGTGCGCCACCGGCCAGCGGGAAGCGTGGTGCCAGCTCGCTCATCGGCCCCAGCTCGCGCATGAGGCGGTTGTTGATGCCACGCGCCGGGCGGCCGGTGAACAGGTTGGTCAATGCTGTGTCGCTGGCGGGCGCGCTGTCGAGTGCCTGGCGATGCGCCGGCGAGACCTTGGCCTCGGGGCAGAACAGGTAAGCCGTTCCGATCTGTACCGCCGAGGCACCCAAGGCCAGTGCTGCGACCAGGCCGCGATGGTCTCCGATGCCGCCAGCGGCAATTACCGGTACGCTGACCGCATCGGCCACCTGTGGCACCAGGGCGAAGGTACCGATCTGGCTGGTGATATCCTCGCTGAGGAACATGCCGCGATGGCCGCCCGCTTCATAGCCCATGGCGATGATTGCGTCACAGCCATGGTGCTCCAGCCATGCCGCTTCTTCCACGGTGGTGGCGCTGGATAGCACCTTGGCACCGCTGGCCTTTACCCGTTGCAGCAGGTCGGGCTGGGGCAGGCCGAAGTGGAAGCTCACCACCTCCGGGCGCAATTGCTCGACCAGTTGGCAGCTCTGTTCGTCGAAAGGCGCACGGTTGGACACGGGGGTGGGGGCGGTGAAATCCGCACCCACTTCCCGGTAATACGGCTCGAGTGCCTGCTTCCAGCGTGCATCGCGTTCGCCATCGGGCGCTGGCGGCTGGTGGCAGAAAAAGTTCAGGTTCAGCGGGCGGCCCGGGCAACCGGCACGGAAGGCGGCGATCTCGGCGCGCACCTGGTCAGCCGTGAGCATGGCGCAGGGCAGGGCCCCCAGCCCGCCCGCCAGGCCCACGGCAATGGCCATGGGCGCGCCGCTGGCCCCGGCCATCGGTGCCTGGAGAATGGGCAGTTCGATGCCCAGCAGGTCGAGGATACGGTGGTCGGGCCAGTGGCTCATGCGGTTCTCCTTGCGCGGGTGAGCGGCGCGGCGCGGGTGAGGGGCTTACAAGGCTTTGCTGACCTGGATGTCGCTGATCTTCTCGGCGTCTTCGCCGTGGATCTTGCGCAGGGCTTCCAGGGCCTGCTCGAGGGAGGCGTCGGGCATCTGCGCGAAGTCCCAGCGACGCTGGCCGTCGAGTTTGTATTTGATGACGTACTTGATGGTCTGGGTCATGGTGGCCTTACCTGAGTTTCGACGACGAACGACGGACGATCTTGATCTTGTGGGTCAAGGTTGGCTTGCGGGTCACCGAGATCGGGCGCGTGGTCACGGTATCGATGGTGATGTTCCAGAAGCCGGTGCTGGGCACGGTGATCTTCGCCGGGAACTTGTCGAAATGGCCGCCGTGGTAGGTGTGACGGCCGCCATTCTTGAAGCTGCGGAAGTTGGCGTCGTTCATCAGGCGGATGTTGCAGCGCTGGGAGCACTCGATGACGACGATGTCGTCCTCGTTCAGGTGCTCGCGCTGGTGTACGAATTTCATGTGATGCTCCGCAAGGATTGGTTCTGCAAAGGCAAACGATACCACGATGTCGGGTTACACTGCCGCGCAGTTCGGCCAGGCGCAGATAAATCTGCCAAAGCAGGGAGCAAAAACGCCTGGTCGTGGTCGAAGCGGATTCTTGATGGCAGAGGTGCAGCAAATGAAGTGGATGGTGGCGGCGTTGTCGGTGACGCTGGGTGGCTGCGTGAGTGTCGCGGAGCTGGAACAATCGCATGAAACGCTGGACGTTATTTCTGGCAAGTCTCCCCGCGCCTATGCCGATTGCGTCAAGCACAAGCTGGCCGATACGCGTGACCCGCTGCAGGAAGAACAGCGTGGCGATGGCCTGCGCCTGATCGTGCCGCAGAAGCTCAGCTCGGGCGCGGGCCCGGCGGCGCTGGTGGACATCGACAAGCGCGGCAGCGGCAGCAGCATCAAGTTGCACGAGCGGCTGAACAACTTCCCGCTGCGCCTGGGCGACGTGCGCACCGCAGCCACCCAATGCATCTCCGGTAGTTGACCCAGGGCAACTGATCACGCTCCTTTTGCTTATATGTTTTAAGCCTAAGCTTATAACAAGAGAAAAGGAGATTCGTGATGATACCGCTGAGTCGCGCCTTGATCGGCAGCCTGCTGATCCTGGCCTGGCCCACGGCGCATGCCGCCGATGGCCAGAAAGTCTTCACCCAGGGCGGGGCCAACCCCGCCGCCATGGCTTGCCTGGGTTGCCATGGCCCGGACGGCAAGGGTATTGCTGCAGCCGGCTTCCCGCGCCTGGCCGGGTTACCTGCCGCTTATCTCAGCAAGCAATTGGATGACTGGCGCAACGGCAGGCGCAAGCAGCCGGTGATGGAGCCGCTTGCCAAGGCCCTGACCGAGGATGAGATCAAAGCGGTCAGCAGCTACCTGGCCAGCCTGCCGGCAGGCCCTGCAGGCGAGCTGCGTCGGCAGCAGATTGCCGCTGACCCCACTACCCGCATGGCCCTGTACGGCGACTGGAGCCGGCAGATTCCTGGCTGCGTGCAATGCCATGGCCCGGGCGGTGGCGGGGTTGGCGAGCATTTCCCGCCTTTGGCCGGCCAGCCCGCCAGTTACCTTGTGGCGCAACTCAATGCCTGGCGTGACGGCAACCGCAGCAATGACCCCAACCAGCTGATGGTCGGCGTGGCCAAGGCCATGACCGATGACGAGATCAAGGCCGTTGCCGCATTCTTCGCCCGCCCCGCCGGCCAGGAGGTCATGCCATGAAACCAATGATTCCAGCCCTGCTGCTGCTGGCCATGGGCAGTACCCAGGCCGCCCAGATCGCCATGGAAGACCAGTCTCAGTTGAAAGTGCCCGGGGTGCAGGCAGCGCCGCAGTTCGTGCCGCCAGCCGAAAGCGACTTGCCCGACAATGCCTTCGGCAAGATGGTGCGTGAGGGGCATGCATTGTTCGTCGACACCCGTCGGCTGATGCCTGAGGCCGTGGGCAACGGCATGAACTGCAGCAACTGCCACCTTGACCAGGGCCGGCTGGCGCATTCCGCGCCGATGTGGGGGGCATACCCGATGTACCCCGCTTACCGCAAGAAAAACGACAAGGTCAACACCTACGCCGAGCGTATCCAGGGGTGTTTCCAGTTCAGCATGAACGGCAAGCCGCCGGCTGCCGACAGCCCGCAGATGACGGCGTTGGCCGTGTACTCTTACTGGTTGTCGACCAAGGCGCCGACGGGCGTGGAGATTGCCGGGCGCGGTTACCCGGAGGTGGCGCAGCCCAAGGGCGGCTACGACTTCAAACGTGGCCAGCAGGTGTACCGCGAGCAGTGTGCGATCTGCCATGGCGACAACGGCGAAGGGCAGCAAGTGGCCGGTGAGTACGTGATGCCGCCGCTGTGGGGCAAGGACTCGTACAACTGGGGGGCCGGGATGCACCGCATCAACACGGCAGCGTCGTTCATCAAGTACAACATGCCGCTGGGCAAGCCGGGCAGCCTCAGTGACCAGCAGGCCTGGGACGTGGCGGCCTGGATCAACCGCCATGAACGGCCGCAGGACCCACGTCTGGTGGAAGGCTCCATCGAGAAGACACGGCTGAAGTTCCACGCCAATGACGGGGTGAACCTGTATGGGCAGAAGGTGGACGGAGTGCTGATCGGGCAGGGCACCGGCAGCTGATGGCCTGTACCGGGTTCTTCGCGGGGAGCTGCGGCTGCAATGCCCTGTGGCAGCGGGTTTACCCGTGAAGAGGCCGGTGCAGGCGAACGCCACCCTGGCCATCCCTGACAGCAATATTTACGTTCCCTTGGAACTATCTACACTGGGTTATCTCTATCTTCCCAACGGTCGGCCAGCGGCAGGGCATTGTAAGGTGACTGCCGCCTGATTAGACTGCGCCGAATTCCACAGGCCTAGCCTTTTGTAAGGACGTATATGATCAAAAAATGCTTGTTCCCGGCAGCCGGTTACGGCACCCGCTTCCTGCCCGCTACCAAAGCCATGCCCAAGGAAATGCTGCCGGTGGTCAACAAGCCACTGATCCAGTATGGCGTTGAAGAGGCACTGGATGCCGGTCTGAACGAGATCTCCATCGTCACCGGGCGCGGCAAGCGTGCCCTGGAAGACCACTTCGACATCAGCTACGAGCTGGAAAACCAGATCAAGGGCACCGACAAGGAAAAATACCTGGTCGGTATCCGTCGCCTGCTCGACGAGTGCTCGTTCTCCTACACCCGCCAGACCGAAATGAAAGGCCTGGGCCACGCCATCCTCACCGGCCGCCCGCTGATCGGCGACGAGCCGTTCGCCGTGGTGCTGGCGGACGACCTGTGCGTCAACCCGGACGGTGACGGCGTGCTGACCCAGATGGTCAAGCTGTACAACCAGTTCCGCTGCTCGATCGTCGCCATCCAGGAAGTCGACCCGCAGGAAACCAACAAGTACGGCGTGATCGCCGGCGACATGATCCGTGACGACATCTTCCGCGTCACCAACATGGTCGAGAAGCCAAAGCCGGAAGATGCTCCGTCCAACCTGGCGATCATCGGTCGCTACATCCTGACCCCGGATATCTTCGACATCATCGCCAACACCGAGCCGGGCAAAGGTGGCGAGATCCAGATCACCGACGCGCTGATGCATCAGGCGCAGAATGGCTGCGTGATTGCCTACAAGTTCAAGGGCAAGCGTTTCGACTGCGGTGGTGCCGAAGGCTACATCGATGCGACCAACTTCTGCTTCGAGAACTACTACAAGACTGGCAAGGCTTACTGATAAGCCCTGCTGGCCGGAAAGCCACCCCTCGGGGTGGCTTTTTTGTTTGCGGCAGCCAACGGCGTTATGCTGGGCGCCTGCCTAGGAGACTGAATACATGGCCTACGATTTTGATCTGTTCGTGATTGGCGCCGGGTCCGGCGGTGTGCGCGCGGCGCGGTTTGCCGCCGGCTTCGGGGCGAAAGTGGCAGTGGCCGAGAGCCGCTACCTGGGCGGTACCTGCGTAAACGTCGGCTGCGTGCCGAAAAAGCTGCTGGTATACGGCGCGCACGTTGCCGACGAACTGGAGCAGGCCGCAGGTTTTGGCTGGACCCTGGAGGAAGGGCACTTCGACTGGGGAACGCTGATCGCCAACAAGAACCGGGAAATCGAACGCCTCAATGGCATCTACCGCAACCTGCTGCTCAACAGCGGGGTCACCCTGCTGCAGGGCCATGCGCGGTTGACCGGTGCCAATGAAGTGGAAGTGGAAGGCCAGCGCTACAGCGCCAGGCATATTCTCATCGCCACCGGTGGCTGGCCACAGGTGCCGGACATCCCGGGCAAGGAGCTGGCCATCACCTCCAACGAAGCGTTCTACCTCAAGCAGCTGCCGCGCCGGGTGCTGGTGGTCGGCGGCGGTTACATCGCGGTCGAGTTCGCCGGCATTTTCCACGGCCTGGGCGCCAGCACCACCTTGCTGTATCGCGGCGATCTGTTCCTGCGTGGCTTTGACGGCTCGGTGCGCACCCACCTCAAGGAAGAGCTGGAAAAGCGCGGCCTGGACCTGCAGTTCAATGCCGACATCCAGCGCATCGACAAGCTCGAAGATGGCAGCCTCAAGGCCACCCTCAACGACGGCCGCGAGTTGCTTGCCGATTGCGTGTTCTACGCCACCGGCCGCCGCCCGATGCTTGACAACCTGGGCCTGGAGAACACTGGCGTGGAACTGGACGAGCGCGGTTTCATCCGGGTCGACGATCAGTACCAGACGACCGCACCGTCGATCCTGGCCATCGGTGACGTGATCGGCCGCGTGCAGCTCACCCCGGTGGCCCTGGCCGAAGGCATGGCCGTGGCGCGGCGCCTGTTCAAACCCGAGCAGTACCGCCCGGTAGACTACCGCAACATCCCCACCGCAGTGTTCAGCCAGCCACCGATCGGCACCGTGGGCCTGACCGAAGAGCAGGCCCTGGAAGCCGGGCACAAGGTGCAGATCTTCGAAAGCCGCTTCCGTGCCATGAAGCTGACCCTCACCGACATCCAGGAAAAGACCCTGATGAAGCTGGTGGTCGATGCCGAGACCGACAAGGTGCTGGGCTGCCACATGGTCGGCCCGGATGCCGGCGAGATCATCCAGGGCTTGGGTATCGCACTCAAGGCAGGCGCCACCAAACAGCAGTTCGATGAGACCATCGGCGTTCACCCGACTGCGGCCGAAGAGTTCGTTACCCTGCGTACCATCACACGCTGATGGCAACCCGGCGGAAAGCATGGCCTCGTATACAGGAGGTCATGCTTCCTACCTCGGTAGGGTAAATTTCAACAGCTCGACTGTTGAGTCAGCCTACAGTTTTCCCGCGTCACCTTACTGATACTGCACCGCGCCGCATCCAGCGGCCGGGGCCCGGCAGCCAATGCCTGGTTATTTCCATGAGTAAAGAGGGTGACTATGAACTCGAAGTCGTTGCTTGCGGGCTGCTGCATGCTGTTCTTCCTGGCGCCGGCAGCACACGCCGATTATGGCCAGATCAGCCTGGACGGCCTGATAGAGGCGCCAACCTGTCAAATCAATGGGGGTAGCGGCAACCTGCCGGTCTCGTTGCCACCGGTGAACGCGGCACTGCTTGCCAGCCCCGGTCAGACTGCCGGAAACACGCCCTTCCAGCTGAACCTCACCAACTGCTCGCCAGGTGTTACCCAGGTGTCGACCTATTTCGAAACTGGCCCGACCATCAGTCCGGAAGGGCGCCTCATCGTGGATGCAGGCGGTAGCGAGAACGTCCAGGTGGAACTGCTCAACGATAAGCAGGCACCGATGAACCTGGCGGCGCCAAAGGGCTCGCAGAACTCGCAGGTGGTACCGATCGTCAGCGGCAATGCGACATT encodes the following:
- the modA gene encoding molybdate ABC transporter substrate-binding protein; its protein translation is MRTRLPRPAAITLGSLLVLNTAWATEVQVAVAANFTAPMQAIARDFQNDTGHKLIAAYGATGQFYAQIRNGAPFEVFLAADDSTPAKLEQEKAIVPGSRFTYAIGTLALWSAKPGYVDSQGQVLQDNAYQHLAIANPKTAPYGLAAVQVLDKLKLTEATRPKLVEGQNITQAFQFVSTGNAELGFVALSQIYKDGKVESGSAWVVPSSLHAPIRQDAVVLEKGRDNPAAKALVEYLKGPKAAVIIKAYGYEI
- a CDS encoding NAD(P)H-dependent flavin oxidoreductase, coding for MSHWPDHRILDLLGIELPILQAPMAGASGAPMAIAVGLAGGLGALPCAMLTADQVRAEIAAFRAGCPGRPLNLNFFCHQPPAPDGERDARWKQALEPYYREVGADFTAPTPVSNRAPFDEQSCQLVEQLRPEVVSFHFGLPQPDLLQRVKASGAKVLSSATTVEEAAWLEHHGCDAIIAMGYEAGGHRGMFLSEDITSQIGTFALVPQVADAVSVPVIAAGGIGDHRGLVAALALGASAVQIGTAYLFCPEAKVSPAHRQALDSAPASDTALTNLFTGRPARGINNRLMRELGPMSELAPRFPLAGGALMPLRAITDPLGNSDFSNLWSGQALRLGRHRPAGELTREIAEKALAVVGRATFS
- a CDS encoding DUF1883 domain-containing protein codes for the protein MKFVHQREHLNEDDIVVIECSQRCNIRLMNDANFRSFKNGGRHTYHGGHFDKFPAKITVPSTGFWNITIDTVTTRPISVTRKPTLTHKIKIVRRSSSKLR
- a CDS encoding c-type cytochrome, whose protein sequence is MIPLSRALIGSLLILAWPTAHAADGQKVFTQGGANPAAMACLGCHGPDGKGIAAAGFPRLAGLPAAYLSKQLDDWRNGRRKQPVMEPLAKALTEDEIKAVSSYLASLPAGPAGELRRQQIAADPTTRMALYGDWSRQIPGCVQCHGPGGGGVGEHFPPLAGQPASYLVAQLNAWRDGNRSNDPNQLMVGVAKAMTDDEIKAVAAFFARPAGQEVMP
- a CDS encoding c-type cytochrome, with the protein product MKPMIPALLLLAMGSTQAAQIAMEDQSQLKVPGVQAAPQFVPPAESDLPDNAFGKMVREGHALFVDTRRLMPEAVGNGMNCSNCHLDQGRLAHSAPMWGAYPMYPAYRKKNDKVNTYAERIQGCFQFSMNGKPPAADSPQMTALAVYSYWLSTKAPTGVEIAGRGYPEVAQPKGGYDFKRGQQVYREQCAICHGDNGEGQQVAGEYVMPPLWGKDSYNWGAGMHRINTAASFIKYNMPLGKPGSLSDQQAWDVAAWINRHERPQDPRLVEGSIEKTRLKFHANDGVNLYGQKVDGVLIGQGTGS
- the galU gene encoding UTP--glucose-1-phosphate uridylyltransferase GalU gives rise to the protein MIKKCLFPAAGYGTRFLPATKAMPKEMLPVVNKPLIQYGVEEALDAGLNEISIVTGRGKRALEDHFDISYELENQIKGTDKEKYLVGIRRLLDECSFSYTRQTEMKGLGHAILTGRPLIGDEPFAVVLADDLCVNPDGDGVLTQMVKLYNQFRCSIVAIQEVDPQETNKYGVIAGDMIRDDIFRVTNMVEKPKPEDAPSNLAIIGRYILTPDIFDIIANTEPGKGGEIQITDALMHQAQNGCVIAYKFKGKRFDCGGAEGYIDATNFCFENYYKTGKAY
- the gorA gene encoding glutathione-disulfide reductase is translated as MAYDFDLFVIGAGSGGVRAARFAAGFGAKVAVAESRYLGGTCVNVGCVPKKLLVYGAHVADELEQAAGFGWTLEEGHFDWGTLIANKNREIERLNGIYRNLLLNSGVTLLQGHARLTGANEVEVEGQRYSARHILIATGGWPQVPDIPGKELAITSNEAFYLKQLPRRVLVVGGGYIAVEFAGIFHGLGASTTLLYRGDLFLRGFDGSVRTHLKEELEKRGLDLQFNADIQRIDKLEDGSLKATLNDGRELLADCVFYATGRRPMLDNLGLENTGVELDERGFIRVDDQYQTTAPSILAIGDVIGRVQLTPVALAEGMAVARRLFKPEQYRPVDYRNIPTAVFSQPPIGTVGLTEEQALEAGHKVQIFESRFRAMKLTLTDIQEKTLMKLVVDAETDKVLGCHMVGPDAGEIIQGLGIALKAGATKQQFDETIGVHPTAAEEFVTLRTITR
- a CDS encoding fimbrial protein; the encoded protein is MNSKSLLAGCCMLFFLAPAAHADYGQISLDGLIEAPTCQINGGSGNLPVSLPPVNAALLASPGQTAGNTPFQLNLTNCSPGVTQVSTYFETGPTISPEGRLIVDAGGSENVQVELLNDKQAPMNLAAPKGSQNSQVVPIVSGNATLRYTARYYSTGGTTPGLVATRVQYSLDYP